The Pseudomonas sp. MM223 genome segment GCCGTAGGCCCGCACGAACAGCTGGTAGAGGAACGCCGCCTCGTTGCTGGCCCGGCCCGAGGTGTAGAACTCGGCCTCATCCGGCGACTGCAGCGCGCGCAGGTGCCTGGCGACCAGTTCAAAGGCCTCCTGCCAGGTGGTTTCGACATAGTGATCGGTGGCAGCGTCGTAGCGCATCGGGTGCGTGAGGCGGCCCTGGTATTCAAGCCAGTAGTCGGTCTGGTCCTTCAGCGCGCTGACGCTGTACTTGGCGAAAAACGCCGGGTCGACCGAGCGGCCGGTGGCTTCCCAGTTGACCGCCTTGGCGCCGTTTTCGCAAAACTTGACCATGTCGCTTTCAGGCGATTCGCCCCAGGCACAGCCTGGGCAGTCGAAGCCGCCGTTCTGGTTGGTCTTGAGCATGGCCCGCAGGTTCTTGAAGGCGTTTTCGCTGCCCAGCCAGCTTTTGGTCACGCTCTTGAGCGCCCCCCAGCCGGCAGCGGCGCCTTTGTAGTCCCTGATGTGTTCGTCCTGGCTCATGCGATGAATCCTCACGCTTCGATGCTTTTATCCAGCCTATGGAGCGTGGGGGTGGGGCGTCCAATCGAAAGATCTTACGGCTTGATAAGCGGTTTCGATCATGGGCCGGGAATGGGGTTGCAGCATGATAGAGACCGTCGATCAACCAGTCGGGCAAAGCAATTTGACGGCCCTGCGGCCAGGTTATAGCTTGGAGTGAACCCCACCCCATTCGAGCGCGAACGTGGAACAGAACAGCCGGGCCCTGATCGACGGCTTCAACCGGAAAATCGACTACCTGCGGATGTCGGTCACCGACCGCTGTGACTTCCGTTGCGTGTACTGCATGGCCGAAGACATGCAGTTTCTGCCGCGCCAGCAGATTCTCAGCCTTGAAGAACTGTTCCAGGTGGCCGAGCGCTTCGTCGCCCTGGGCACCCGCAAAATCCGCCTGACCGGTGGCGAGCCATTGGTACGCCAAGGCATCGTCGAGTTGTGCGGGCGCATCGCCGCCCTGCCCGGCCTGCGCGAACTGTGCATGACCAGCAACGGCTCGCAACTCGGGCGCCTGGCCCAGCCGTTGTTCGACGCAGGCGTGACGCGCCTGAACATCAGCCTCGACAGCCTGGACGCCGACCGCTTCAAGCAACTGACCCGCACCGGCGACCTGCACCAGGTCATCGCCGGCATCGACGCCGCGCGCCAGGCCGGCTTCAAGCGCACCAAACTCAACTGCGTGGTGCTCAAGGGCCGCAACGATCACGAACTGGTCGACCTGGTGCGCTTTGCCATCGATCGCGAACTGGACATCACCTTCATCGAAGAAATGCCGCTGGGGGTGATCAGCGAACACGAGCGCGGCGAGTCGTTCTGCTCAAGCGACGAAGTACGTGCGCGCCTGGCCGAGCAGTTCACCCTGGTCGAATCCACCGAATCTTCACAGGGCCCGGCCCGCTACTGGCGCCTGGCCGAAGCCGCCAACACCCGTGTCGGCTTCATCTCGCCACACAGCCACAACTTCTGCGCCACCTGCAACCGCGTGCGCCTCACGGTCGAAGGCCGCCTGCTGCTGTGCCTGGGCAACGAACACTCGGTGGACCTGAAGCATGTGCTGCGCGCTCACCCGGGCAACCGCGCGCGCCTGGAAAAGGCCATCCGCGATTCCCTGCACCTCAAACCCTACCGCCATCACTTCGAAGTCGGTGGCGACGTGCAGATCCTGCGCTTCATGAACATGACCGGCGGCTGAGCAGCTGTCTCTGGATTTCCATGATTGTCCACCCAAACCCCGATGTGCTGCGCGTGCTGTTTACCCTCAAGGGTTCGATCGTCAAGCGCATAGCCCTGCGCTGCCTGATGGTGACCCTGCTGGCCGCGCTGATCGTGCTGGTCGAGCGCCATTTCCCCGCGTTTTTCTACCCGGTGAGTGCCACACCGTTCACCTTG includes the following:
- the moaA_2 gene encoding GTP 3',8-cyclase (*Name moaA_2) — its product is MEQNSRALIDGFNRKIDYLRMSVTDRCDFRCVYCMAEDMQFLPRQQILSLEELFQVAERFVALGTRKIRLTGGEPLVRQGIVELCGRIAALPGLRELCMTSNGSQLGRLAQPLFDAGVTRLNISLDSLDADRFKQLTRTGDLHQVIAGIDAARQAGFKRTKLNCVVLKGRNDHELVDLVRFAIDRELDITFIEEMPLGVISEHERGESFCSSDEVRARLAEQFTLVESTESSQGPARYWRLAEAANTRVGFISPHSHNFCATCNRVRLTVEGRLLLCLGNEHSVDLKHVLRAHPGNRARLEKAIRDSLHLKPYRHHFEVGGDVQILRFMNMTGG